The following proteins are co-located in the Paenibacillus sp. JNUCC32 genome:
- a CDS encoding S-layer homology domain-containing protein, with the protein MKKNFRTIASLLLAIAMFFSLIPALPASAANGALFFHFSNLSTDPNSPTPENRSSISVTGTYNGINPNTISYEIKRFDDTTTGGTGVKPILDEAANTFEFLNVQLNQGVNKIIVSGMSTQGQQMSATAYVKFSDVPAVYEVALSDGRVLEENASKPVVVTTQTVSISVKATNGSKGVTVNGQNMYAGGGDTYYSAGILLQKGVNDLVIVVNSESKSQTINRQVVYHSTGSITVNQLKIGGTNIDGQAVVTGTVNGVISGYVIVDAPPAGTPAVPPILEVSVFSVGSTNPITTSPATVGAASVLGNTLMYPFTTTGTTSITQSGDYFVLTKDSTTGFDVKNPFTYRDVNAPTIKQVYQLYGVTESGGTVSATSQSIFPSSNNTVLNELPIYLMVDQVNAGNVEIESSKGGGTIAQKFTYNGNTVFKITNLPTGQQNLIIKVSNGSGVSDTKVIPVTFLSSSYIDIFNLYNNQVFKNSSDFNQVTGRIVNYTGTTGLTISLNGNTRDLNVNGNGEFSFTDTTFLQLIPGPNTLVVADKSGKISTKLTLLYFSDTRSVIKNMIPFPVGSATESDPDGLFRETAENAYNTYEKALGLRFEVEYTDEITVNLSHPTPTIFAVFTKDNASTWTLSGGALKTQLDAINQADHSLYYSIVNGANSSSARVVFKELALPEVGLQAISIGSRYQSVTTTDTIEITRERAPYQVLSPKLPNEGVLKQNFVEVSIKAEGADAILIGKTPMVKSEISDIFRLEVKNLKNGKNTIKFTIEQGTKKTNGQFVVTYTDDATEGSQFKTNISKSGKVSVFKGGVSLSLPKGTVLQQAKSSPTAEVPTINLLGEHDILFGIANQIDGRTIKAYNRIGEIENGVEMDGRLSLIPGDNNNAFRFTPAAHFGYASPLYWLDAGSLNAYSSNVEDFNVKAATHPYAKGHEFHQRLIPQNWMELSQKGTITLKYDSALVNSASSNLGIWWYNPSQGTWINIGGKVDAKKKTITAPFKGFGYYAVKSLRYSYSDAISHKTARNDIELMLARGYMKASKQDAFGVYDPMTRGEFATIIVKLLDIPLDYDTDKNKLTFDDIYQESVVNSMQWDYRYIETAARKGIIRGIAPRSFAPNMELTREETANMIARALNLKMGEVEKDKAALQKQFEDVGNIKSNYSYPAILAVSKAGILTGVANSLKEGERKPTYNFNPDAVLNRADTATVVKRMMSKLKML; encoded by the coding sequence TTGAAGAAAAATTTCCGTACAATAGCAAGCCTGTTATTGGCCATTGCTATGTTCTTTTCCCTTATTCCGGCATTACCGGCTTCAGCTGCAAATGGAGCCTTGTTTTTTCACTTTTCCAATCTAAGTACGGATCCGAATTCTCCAACGCCGGAGAACCGGAGCTCGATTTCGGTTACGGGTACCTATAACGGCATTAATCCGAATACCATCTCTTATGAAATCAAACGTTTCGATGACACGACCACGGGCGGCACCGGCGTCAAGCCGATCCTGGACGAAGCAGCGAATACGTTCGAGTTCCTGAATGTACAGTTGAATCAGGGCGTGAACAAAATCATCGTGTCCGGTATGAGCACCCAAGGGCAGCAGATGAGTGCTACGGCCTATGTGAAGTTCTCCGATGTACCGGCTGTTTACGAAGTAGCGCTCAGTGACGGACGCGTTCTGGAAGAGAATGCTTCCAAGCCGGTTGTCGTTACTACGCAGACCGTCAGCATTTCCGTCAAAGCGACGAATGGATCCAAGGGTGTTACCGTCAATGGGCAGAATATGTATGCCGGCGGCGGCGATACGTATTACTCCGCAGGGATCCTGCTGCAGAAGGGCGTCAACGATCTGGTGATCGTCGTGAACTCCGAATCGAAATCCCAGACCATCAATAGACAGGTCGTTTATCATTCGACAGGTTCCATAACTGTCAATCAACTGAAGATTGGCGGCACAAATATCGATGGGCAGGCGGTTGTAACCGGTACGGTTAACGGCGTTATCTCCGGTTATGTGATCGTGGATGCTCCTCCGGCTGGTACCCCGGCGGTTCCCCCGATTCTTGAAGTATCCGTATTCTCGGTAGGATCCACAAATCCGATCACCACCTCGCCAGCAACCGTAGGTGCGGCAAGCGTGTTGGGCAATACCTTGATGTACCCTTTTACAACGACTGGCACAACCAGTATCACTCAGAGTGGGGATTACTTTGTACTCACTAAGGATTCTACTACTGGCTTCGATGTGAAGAATCCATTTACTTATCGCGATGTCAATGCGCCTACCATCAAGCAGGTGTATCAATTGTACGGCGTAACGGAGAGCGGAGGAACGGTATCGGCTACCTCCCAATCTATTTTCCCAAGCAGTAACAACACCGTCCTGAATGAGCTGCCGATCTATTTGATGGTCGATCAAGTGAACGCAGGCAATGTGGAGATTGAGTCCAGCAAGGGCGGCGGCACGATCGCCCAGAAGTTTACCTACAACGGCAACACGGTTTTCAAAATCACGAACCTGCCGACAGGTCAGCAAAATCTGATCATCAAGGTCAGCAATGGGTCGGGCGTTTCCGATACCAAAGTCATCCCGGTGACGTTCTTATCTTCTTCTTATATCGATATTTTCAATTTGTACAACAACCAGGTATTTAAGAACAGCTCAGATTTCAACCAAGTGACAGGACGCATTGTCAACTACACAGGGACTACAGGACTTACGATTTCCCTGAACGGTAACACTCGCGATCTGAACGTGAACGGCAACGGGGAATTCAGCTTTACGGATACGACGTTCCTGCAGCTGATTCCAGGTCCGAATACGTTGGTGGTCGCCGATAAGAGCGGGAAAATCTCAACGAAGCTGACCCTGCTTTATTTTAGCGATACCCGTTCGGTTATCAAAAACATGATCCCATTCCCGGTTGGTTCCGCAACGGAATCCGATCCGGACGGCTTGTTCAGAGAAACGGCTGAGAATGCTTACAACACATATGAAAAAGCTTTAGGTCTGCGCTTTGAAGTAGAATACACGGATGAGATTACGGTAAACCTCAGTCATCCTACGCCAACGATCTTTGCCGTCTTTACCAAAGACAACGCAAGTACTTGGACTCTTTCGGGCGGTGCCCTGAAGACGCAATTGGATGCCATTAATCAAGCGGATCACAGCCTGTACTATTCCATTGTCAACGGAGCCAACTCAAGCTCGGCCCGCGTGGTGTTCAAAGAGCTCGCACTTCCAGAGGTTGGATTACAGGCAATCAGCATCGGATCGCGTTATCAGTCGGTTACAACAACCGATACCATCGAAATCACGCGCGAACGTGCACCTTATCAAGTGCTGTCTCCTAAACTTCCGAACGAAGGCGTGCTGAAACAGAACTTTGTAGAGGTAAGCATCAAGGCTGAAGGCGCGGACGCCATTCTGATTGGCAAAACGCCAATGGTGAAATCCGAAATCAGCGACATTTTCCGTCTTGAGGTCAAGAACCTGAAAAACGGCAAAAACACCATCAAGTTCACGATCGAACAAGGCACCAAAAAGACAAACGGCCAATTCGTCGTAACGTACACCGACGATGCAACGGAAGGCTCCCAGTTTAAAACGAATATTTCGAAGTCCGGTAAAGTGTCCGTATTTAAAGGCGGCGTATCGCTGTCCTTGCCGAAAGGCACCGTGCTTCAGCAGGCGAAATCAAGCCCTACGGCTGAAGTGCCAACGATCAACCTGCTCGGCGAGCATGACATCCTGTTCGGCATTGCCAACCAGATCGATGGTCGTACGATTAAAGCCTATAACCGGATCGGCGAAATCGAGAACGGCGTGGAAATGGACGGACGCCTGTCCCTGATTCCAGGGGATAACAACAATGCGTTCCGTTTCACTCCGGCTGCGCATTTCGGATATGCGTCTCCGCTTTACTGGCTGGATGCAGGTTCGCTTAATGCCTACAGCAGCAACGTGGAAGACTTTAATGTAAAAGCGGCAACGCATCCGTACGCAAAAGGGCACGAATTCCATCAACGTTTGATTCCACAGAACTGGATGGAGCTCTCCCAAAAAGGTACGATTACCTTGAAATACGATTCCGCGCTGGTGAATTCGGCTTCCAGCAACCTGGGCATCTGGTGGTACAACCCGTCCCAAGGGACCTGGATCAACATCGGCGGAAAAGTAGATGCCAAGAAGAAAACCATTACCGCTCCATTCAAGGGCTTCGGTTACTACGCCGTTAAATCCTTGCGTTACAGCTATTCTGATGCGATCTCGCATAAGACGGCCCGCAACGATATTGAATTGATGCTGGCCAGAGGATACATGAAAGCGTCCAAGCAGGATGCGTTCGGCGTGTACGATCCGATGACTCGCGGCGAATTTGCTACGATTATCGTGAAGCTGCTGGATATTCCGTTGGATTACGATACCGACAAGAACAAGCTGACCTTTGATGACATTTATCAGGAAAGTGTCGTCAACAGCATGCAGTGGGATTACCGTTACATCGAGACGGCAGCCAGAAAAGGGATCATCCGCGGCATTGCGCCTCGAAGCTTTGCTCCGAATATGGAGCTGACCCGCGAGGAAACGGCCAACATGATCGCACGCGCGCTGAACCTGAAGATGGGTGAAGTCGAAAAAGATAAAGCTGCGCTTCAGAAGCAATTCGAAGATGTGGGCAATATCAAGTCGAACTACTCCTATCCAGCCATTCTTGCCGTAAGCAAGGCCGGCATTCTGACCGGCGTTGCGAACAGCTTGAAGGAAGGCGAGAGAAAGCCGACGTATAACTTCAACCCGGATGCGGTGCTGAATCGTGCCGATACGGCAACCGTCGTTAAACGCATGATGAGCAAGCTGAAAATGCTGTAA